In Deltaproteobacteria bacterium CG11_big_fil_rev_8_21_14_0_20_49_13, the following are encoded in one genomic region:
- a CDS encoding NADH-quinone oxidoreductase subunit NuoK, which translates to MNYLILSLIIFCVGLFGVLIRRNLLVLLMSIELMLSAVNIAFVAFSKMSGSLDGEAIVILNFVLAACEAAVGLAIIVSLYRSKGTIDIGKWGELKN; encoded by the coding sequence GTGAACTACCTAATATTGAGCCTAATAATATTTTGCGTGGGCCTTTTTGGGGTCCTCATCCGCAGAAATCTGCTCGTTCTCCTAATGTCCATTGAATTGATGCTCTCGGCCGTAAATATCGCGTTTGTGGCGTTTTCTAAGATGAGCGGCTCTTTGGACGGCGAGGCGATCGTTATTCTCAACTTTGTTCTGGCCGCCTGTGAGGCGGCGGTGGGACTTGCCATTATAGTATCTCTTTACAGGTCTAAGGGTACGATAGATATCGGCAAATGGGGCGAACTTAAGAACTGA